The Aspergillus luchuensis IFO 4308 DNA, chromosome 6, nearly complete sequence genome segment TCCTCGAGACTCTCCCCGAACGTGCCAAGCGAGCTTTCCCCGATCTAAATTTTGAGGATTTGAAGTCTCCCCTAATGCTACGAACATTCATGACCATTATGAGAAGCTCCCAGTGATACATGCTAACCAAGGGGCAACCGTGTAGTAGAGTATTAAGCCCTCTGCATGGTGAATATTCATATATTCTACCAAAGGAGATGATTGTGTCCTGCAGCCGATCGATGTGGAGTGGTCCATCTGAAAGCCCAATtgccatgatgatgcatgCAAGGGGCCCAGTCAAGAAGCGCGCAGAGACGCTTACACCCAAAGAGTGTGatagttgaagaaggagccATTTCTAGTGTCCTCTTATCGTATCCTCCATCGTATCCTTCCTCCAAACGCACCGTCGCTCTTGGGGACCTATCATGCCCAAAAGATACCCTTGCGTCCTCCATTTAATCACCGATTTTCCTCAGCCCCACCCAGACTCAAACATAGTCTTCTGCACTTCCGTGGCTACCGGGAACTTCATGCATCCAGGATTTGCGATATGATGTACGGACTAGCACGTCATGCCGATCATAGGAATGCCAATTGGACATACAAGCAGCAaggcagccatgatgataGCCTTTTACGTCCTGCTGCATCATCGGTTCAGATAGATGCTCTCACTTACAAGATTTCTCACCCCTaacccccaacccatccacatAGGCAGTGTAGCGGGATTACGATAGCACTGCAAAAGCATACTCTTCTgtgtctcctccctcttttcttACCTGAGTGCCTTCGACCTTGGCCAGTACTCCATCTCTAAATTTTCCATTTCCTAAAATGCCCATTACATACGCAGTaccttctcccccaccatTGTCCACGTATAAGGTCACTGATAGATGCCATAGGTCCTATACCCTCGGGAAGCAGAAGTCAACCTGGATTACTTCATCAATGTCCACATACCCTTAGCAGAAAGACTCTGTGGCAAGGATGTGCTCCTCTCATGGGAGGTGTTCACGTTCCCTTCCGATGCACCGTACTGCCTTCAAGCCAATGTGACCTGGGCCAGTGCCGAGGCAAAAGCCGCCGCTATGTCGGGTGAGAATGGGAAAGTGTTGATAGATGATGTTGAGAAGTACGCCAAAGCACGGCCGTTCTCTATGGCGCGAGAAGAAGTAGCTCGGAGTATGTCTGTATAAAGAGTGAAAGGTCGTGGAGACACCTCTGGGTATAGCTACTACTTAAAGAGAATATCAGAGTTCAATTGGGTATGCTCTGGTTTAGACCCACGAACAGTATTGCCATATTTGACCGCCTGTCTGACCGCTAAATGCGGCAGAACCGCAGCGACCTCGCGAAAGAAAGTGCGGATATAGACGGATATATACGGATATATTTTTCAACAACCCCGAAATGACCAGTCAGCATTCTGTATGTTTTTTGACCGCcttggggaaggggtggCAGAATCTGATGTCTCGTGTGGGTGTGCATTTAGGCCATTGGGGCCACTGCTATTATACCTGACGCGCTAATAATCTAACATTATCTCTCTCCTCGTATGATACTTAGCAACACTTTGAGACGTACGTTGTTGCCAGGGAAGCATAACAAGCATTACTGCTTTACTATTCTACTCTGCGATTCATGGTGGCAGTTACCAACCCATCTACGGTTCCCCTGTGCCAGTACTTAGGTTAGAAGAATTCCAAGCCTCTTGCAATTGTCCTAATTACGCTTTCAGTCAGATAACGGTATTTCAAGAAGTCAAGATATGCATCCGTAACAGCATTCGATTATTTGGTAACTCGGGGTATACAAGGAGTGACGCATAAACCATGGTAAAGCAACAAGCAACCGACAAGTTCGTTATTATGTAGCAACTGCAGTGCTACCACAAGTATCATTTGATTCTTCCCACATTAAGATCAATAATGACCAAGGTATCTTCCAACATCCAATTCAATTCTTCCACTAGTCGATCCTAAACCCACGCCGCAGCAACCATAGCAGCGGCCGCAACAGGCGCCGCCGTAATCATAGCCGCAACAGGAGCCCcgacaccagcagcagcatcagggGTCTTCGTAGCGGCGGGCTCGGTGAACGACTTGACACCCCCCGCGACAACAAGGGAATAGAATCTGCTAGTCGGGTTCTCATAGGTAGACTTGGTCGACGTCGACGAAGCGTACGTCGCGCCATCATCACTTCCACTGAAACCCGCGCTCATGGTGCAGCTCGCCGATTCAGTCCATGACTTCAATGAGCATTCGTATGACAGAGTCACGGTGACATCGAAGCTGGTGGTCTTGTCCGACGTCGAAGCAGTGTATACTTGGCTGACACTGACGGTTTCCGGGCCTTGAATGATAGTGTATGCGTCCTTCATGTCGCAGTCTGTCTTGGGGGCGTCTTTGAGACAGCTCATTTTGTAGGTGGTTTTCACGGCATTGATGCCTGCGACGCTGGCGCCGGTGCTGGTCCAGCCGCCGTATTCAGGGAGGTCCACCGACCAGTAGGGCTTGAAGTAGCCGACTACTGTGGTgctgtcgtcgtcggcgtAAGCACCGCCAAGGAGGGTAAGGGCGGCGGCGAGGAGGTAGGATGTGCGCATGGTGGTCGCTgcgatgatcttgatctATCTCTGGGTTCTGAGATTTGGACGAGGTTTGCTGTTTGACAGTGCTCCGTagagaggaatgaatgatgaataGGGTGTAGTATCAGGGGgaaaggatggagaggggcGCTCTTATTCCCCTTTCTATAGCCTTGGGTGCAGAGCCAAGCTCATCTCATTTTCAGGTCATGCTGACGGCCCCAACATTGGTAGCTTCCGGGAAATGACTCAAGCGAGTAGACAGTCGAATGGGCATCAAAAAGGTTCTGTAGAGCCGCCTTGTTCGGATCTCTCTCCAGATAGGGCCCGCTATTACGAGAACCCCGGGGCCGCTATGACTGTCATGGGATGTGCTGATTGGGTATGTCTCACTTTGTAGCATTCGGATGTAATTTAGCGCTGGAAATGATGGTGCTTAGCGCCAGGCTAAGGACCCTAAGGCCCATGTAATTCTTCGGTTCGCGACCAAGGTTCGTTATGGCTCGTGGCAATCACCAGTATTTTTTATGCCTTTCGATGAATGGGGATCGTTATCATATACGTGGATAATTGTTAACGTCGATGTTGTGGAAGGTCTATACCCACGGGTCAGGGAGTTGGGCTTCATGTGCGGCTAGCCAGATCAGTCACGGAAGTCAGAATCAATGCAACTAACGACGGTTGGACCTTGGCGCAAATTATCTGTCAGAACTAGTCGCTGCATGGGAAATTGCATGTTTCCTAAATAGGTGCAGCAACTGTTCATGATAGTTGGTTCGATTTCAGCGCTATTGATTCTGGTTTGTCTAATGCCCTCTGGTCTGCTCTGCCACCACCAGATGACTGCCAGCTTCGCCAGTGATTAGCCGAGCGACATCCGAGTCACTAGTAGTTGTAGTCTCACACTTTCAGCCTTGCTCTAGTGTCCAGAAAAGCATTGATACCTCTAAAAATGGCGCATAGATGGTGAGGAGGCAATAAGATAGCTTGATACTACTATGCCGTAGCGGACGACCCGTGGGTCGAGGATCACCCTTCGCGAACAGGAGCAACAGTGCTAAGATCAATTCTCCGTGGACGATCCAAGCCCTTTAATGGACAGACATGATAACGGCCCGGTCGGATGTCTCGGCTAGAGCAGGGCGCTGTGCATCAAGTGCCAAGCTGCCTTCGGCGCCAGTCACTCCACAGCTGCGCCCCACGTTAATGGGATGAGATACCACCGTATATTCCCCTCGGTGTTGGGACTTGGGAGACTTGAAGGTGGATGCTAGCCAGAGGTAGCATTCATTCTCTGTAGTAATTggtaaatatcttaaattgTCGGCCACTCGAATAGTCTTGCTGTCTCGACGACGAATCGATTCATGAGAAAATCACCTCACTAACATTAGTACTAGAGTAGTCTCTATTagtaagtagataaataTCTGTCAGTGAAGTCACGGATCAAATCAACTTTTTTGGATATGGATTGGCACCGACAACACTTACTCTTGAAGGCGATCCACAATTGACGGTGGTCTAGAAAATAACCTATATATATGTTACCATGCTTTCAGCGAAATGCTAATGATAAGCTTTTTGGTCATCGGGATCGACAACAAATCCGCAATCACTTCGATCTTGGCACTTTGGCAGGTGTTTCTTTGCCTTGACCTTTCACTGTGTCGGCGAATGCATGAATTGAACCATAATGTTCCTCGATAGAGACCACCAGgtattataaagattctgTACAAAGCAGtatggaaagagaaaaggtagAACGAAATAAGAGCATATTGCGAAATATTATTGTGACATTGGTTTATGAAGACCAGGACGCGGACCTTCTATCACTTCAGTTTCCAGGCTAAAAACATGGTATAGTCATGATGCGAGCAATATTAACAGTACATGGACGTTAAGGGTCGTGGTATAGAAGATGGTCTATCCGGGTGATTATCTCATCTAGCAGCAGCATTCGCAGCATTCGAAGCAGCAAAGACCGGCGCACCTATTATCATATGGTTAGTGTCGATCAATAGCATGTTAGACGATAGAGAGATAAACATACACGCCACAGCAaacatcctcgccctcaccaccaccacgcagGCTCATCTGCATCGTCTCTTGCTGGCTCTAGAGGTATATTAGATTTGTTTGTGTGATGCAAGGGGGATTGAATATGGGTGGGACGCACGGGTTGACCGGTGACGACCTGCTCGGTAACGGGAGCTTCCGGGGCGGAAGGCTGCTGCATGGTCATGGTGTTGGGGTTCCAGGTGGGCTGCTGCGTAGCAGACTCCTTGTTGGAAGATTTGAACCAGTCGAACATATTGGcggtggctgttgttggggtttgtttgcttttttgctCTTTTGGCAATGGGAGAGTTGGGA includes the following:
- a CDS encoding uncharacterized protein (COG:S;~EggNog:ENOG410Q22F), encoding MFDWFKSSNKESATQQPTWNPNTMTMQQPSAPEAPVTEQVVTGQPSQQETMQMSLRGGGEGEDVCCGVCAGLCCFECCECCC
- a CDS encoding uncharacterized protein (COG:S;~EggNog:ENOG410Q2BG;~SECRETED:SignalP(1-19)); translated protein: MRTSYLLAAALTLLGGAYADDDSTTVVGYFKPYWSVDLPEYGGWTSTGASVAGINAVKTTYKMSCLKDAPKTDCDMKDAYTIIQGPETVSVSQVYTASTSDKTTSFDVTVTLSYECSLKSWTESASCTMSAGFSGSDDGATYASSTSTKSTYENPTSRFYSLVVAGGVKSFTEPAATKTPDAAAGVGAPVAAMITAAPVAAAAMVAAAWV
- a CDS encoding uncharacterized protein (InterPro:IPR011008,IPR009799;~go_function: GO:0016491 - oxidoreductase activity [Evidence IEA]), with product MPITYAVLYPREAEVNLDYFINVHIPLAERLCGKDVLLSWEVFTFPSDAPYCLQANVTWASAEAKAAAMSGENGKVLIDDVEKYAKARPFSMAREEVARSMSV